In a genomic window of Vidua macroura isolate BioBank_ID:100142 chromosome 33, ASM2450914v1, whole genome shotgun sequence:
- the RTN3 gene encoding reticulon-3 isoform X1 yields MAPLVLATASGASSVVASGTASPAPGALSPLPPASRVTSLPLGTGSLALGMLAAASPGGDPGVGSGISAVTGGGTGVTTDADSSGDSDDTVIEEAPGEAPPAVPRDVPRDVPGAVPAVPRDVPAVPRDVPVPPGSPPAASRDWERWEQEQQTLRALRELGEPPRPPPGRAPPPPGSSAGAAVLAGREEERGGLRRQPGAAAVPGHAQRCHRGGTRGAGPALGHHQPPCLQGRGAGPAEIRGGAPLQSLPGPGRDVVPRDLPGARGRGGPAPQPGPAAAHPPLPGGGSGGFPGARPDHVVDDLRGSRFQRHHPPHPR; encoded by the exons ATGGCACCGCTGGTGTTGGCAACGGCATCGGGAGCGTCCTCGGTGGTGGCATCGGGAACGGCGTCACCCGCCCCGGGAGCGCTGTCACCGCTGCCACCGGCATCAAGAGTGACGTCACTGCCACTGGGAACGGGCTCGCTGGCACTGGGAATGTTGGCGGCGGCGTCCCCCGGCGGTGACCCCGGCGTAGGGAGTGGCATCTCTGCTGTCACCGGAGGTGGCACCGGTGTCACCACTGACGCCGACAGCTCCGGTGACTCTGACGACACCGTCATCGAGGAGGCGCCGGGCGAGGCcccccctgctgtccccagagaTGTCCCCAGGGACGTccccggggctgtccccgctgtccccagggatgtccccgctgtccccagggatgtccccgTCCCGCCGGGGTccccccccgccgcctcccgggactgggagcgctgggagcaggagcagcagaccCTGCGGGCGCTGCGGGAACTGGGGgagcccccccggcccccccccggCCGGGCCCCTCCCCCGCCTGGCAG cagtgcaggagctgctgttttgGCGGGACGTGAAGAAGAGCGCGGTGGCCTTCGGCgccagcctggtgctgctgctgtccctggccaCGCTCAGCGCTGTCACCGTGGTGGCACACGTGGCGCTGGCCCTGCTCTCGGTCACCATCAGCCTCCGTGTCTACAAGGCCGTGGTGCAGGCCCTGCAGAAATCCGAGGAGGGGCACCCCTTCAA agctTACCTGGACCTGGACGTGACGTTGTCCCCCGAGACCTTCCAGGCGCACGCGGCCGTGGTGGCCCAGCACCTCAACCGGGGCCTGCAGCTGCTCATCCACCTCTTCCTGGTGGAGGATCTGGTGGATTCCCTGGAG CTCGCCCTGACCATGTGGTTGATGACCTACGTGGGAGCCGTTTTCAACGGCAtcaccctcctcatcctcg ctga
- the RTN3 gene encoding reticulon-3 isoform X4, translating into MSPGTSPGLSPLSPGMSPLSPGMSPSRRGPPPPPPGTGSAGSRSSRPCGRCGNWGSPPGPPPAGPLPRLAVQELLFWRDVKKSAVAFGASLVLLLSLATLSAVTVVAHVALALLSVTISLRVYKAVVQALQKSEEGHPFKAYLDLDVTLSPETFQAHAAVVAQHLNRGLQLLIHLFLVEDLVDSLELALTMWLMTYVGAVFNGITLLILADILAFTLPPLYEKYEVQINHYMSLIRHQTKDLMAKIQAKLPGLAKKKPE; encoded by the exons aTGTCCCCAGGGACGTccccggggctgtccccgctgtccccagggatgtccccgctgtccccagggatgtccccgTCCCGCCGGGGTccccccccgccgcctcccgggactgggagcgctgggagcaggagcagcagaccCTGCGGGCGCTGCGGGAACTGGGGgagcccccccggcccccccccggCCGGGCCCCTCCCCCGCCTGGCAG tgcaggagctgctgttttgGCGGGACGTGAAGAAGAGCGCGGTGGCCTTCGGCgccagcctggtgctgctgctgtccctggccaCGCTCAGCGCTGTCACCGTGGTGGCACACGTGGCGCTGGCCCTGCTCTCGGTCACCATCAGCCTCCGTGTCTACAAGGCCGTGGTGCAGGCCCTGCAGAAATCCGAGGAGGGGCACCCCTTCAA agctTACCTGGACCTGGACGTGACGTTGTCCCCCGAGACCTTCCAGGCGCACGCGGCCGTGGTGGCCCAGCACCTCAACCGGGGCCTGCAGCTGCTCATCCACCTCTTCCTGGTGGAGGATCTGGTGGATTCCCTGGAG CTCGCCCTGACCATGTGGTTGATGACCTACGTGGGAGCCGTTTTCAACGGCAtcaccctcctcatcctcg ctgaCATCTTGGCCTTCACCCTCCCGCCCCTGTACGAGAAATACGAG gtgcAGATCAATCACTACATGAGCCTCATCCGCCACCAGACCAAGGACCTCATGGCCAA GATCCAGGCGAAGCTCCCAGGTCTGGCCAAGAAGAAGCCGGAATAA
- the ZFTA gene encoding zinc finger translocation-associated protein — translation MEPPAPHPAPGPLPAGPAPSPRGLRRSLELQKAREKAREKAREQPQKPRDKAQEQHQEKPQEKLWEQPQKPRDKAREQPQKARDKPQEQPREKPQEKLWDQPQKPREQPREQPRKPWDKPRKQLREQPQKPREQPREQPRDWRASRPGRSRVPGRDHRRYYHERWRAEYLMEFNAARHGMRCLVCGSALATLKLSTIKRHIRQKHPYSGAWGPREKQLVLRSWDAPPGQPPRPEGPPGGARGTGPRPPSPRATKASPGGVAVVGDSLRGWLRAELLLDLEAGGHRLRCLLCACPLPSLHLGDIRRHALAAHPDSLRGQRGHGGDTAALPAPGPAEEEEEEEEEAAGGVGVTGPPPA, via the exons ATGGAGCCCccggccccccaccccgcccccggcccgctcCCGGCCGGCCCAG ccccttccccgcGGGGGCTGCGCcggagcctggagctgcagaaagcCCGGGAGAAAGCCCGGGAGAAAGCCCGGGagcaaccccaaaaaccccgggacaaagcccaggagcagcaccaggagaagCCCCAGGAGAagctctgggagcagccccagaagCCCCGGGACAAAGcccgggagcagccccagaaAGCCCGGGACAaaccccaggagcagccccgggagaAGCCCCAGGAGAAGCTCTGGGATCAGCCCCAGAagccccgggagcagccccgggagcagccccggaAGCCCTGGGACAAA ccccggaAGCAGCTccgggagcagccccagaagccccgggagcagccccgggagcagccccgggactGGCGGGCGTCGCGGCCGGGCCGGAGCCGGGTGCCGGGCCGGGACCACCGCCGGTACTACCACGAGCGCTGGCGCGCCGAGTACCTGATGGAGTTCAACGCGGCGCGGCACGGCATGCGCTGCCTGGTGTGCGGCAGCGCCCTGGCCACGCTCAAGCTCAGCACCATCAAGCGCCACATCCGCCAGAAACACCCCTACTCGGGCGCCTGGGGGCCCCGCGagaagcagctggtgctgcGCTCCTGGGACGCCCCCCCGGGACAGCCCCCCCGGCCCGAGGGACCCCCCGGCGGCGCCCGCGGGACAG GGCCCCGTCCCCCGTCCCCGAGGGCCACCAAGGCGTCCCCGGGGGGGGTGGCGGTGGTCGGGGACTCGCTGCGGGGGTGGCTGCGGGCCGAGCTGCTGCTGGACCTGGAGGCCGGGGGCCACCGGCTGCGCTGCCTCCTGTGCGCCTGTCCCCTGCCCTCGCTGCACCTCGGGGACATCCGGCGGCACGCGCTGGCCGCGCACCCCGACAgcctgcggggacagcggggacacggcggggacaCGGCCG ccctgccagcccccggTCCcgccgaggaggaggaggaggaggaggaagaggccgCAGGGGGGGTGGGGGTCACAGGGCCCCCCCCTGCCTGA
- the RTN3 gene encoding reticulon-3 isoform X5, with the protein MADSAAQSSLISSTSSSTSVTSSSASSTRAAGGGCVGGSSHCPCAAVQELLFWRDVKKSAVAFGASLVLLLSLATLSAVTVVAHVALALLSVTISLRVYKAVVQALQKSEEGHPFKAYLDLDVTLSPETFQAHAAVVAQHLNRGLQLLIHLFLVEDLVDSLELALTMWLMTYVGAVFNGITLLILADILAFTLPPLYEKYEVQINHYMSLIRHQTKDLMAKIQAKLPGLAKKKPE; encoded by the exons atggccgATTCCGCCGCGCAGTCCTCGCTCatctcctccacctcctcttcCACCTCCGTGACCTCGTCCTCCGCCTCCTCCACGCGGGCCGCGGGCGGCGGCTGCGTGGGCGGCAGTTCCCATTGTCCGTGCGCCG cagtgcaggagctgctgttttgGCGGGACGTGAAGAAGAGCGCGGTGGCCTTCGGCgccagcctggtgctgctgctgtccctggccaCGCTCAGCGCTGTCACCGTGGTGGCACACGTGGCGCTGGCCCTGCTCTCGGTCACCATCAGCCTCCGTGTCTACAAGGCCGTGGTGCAGGCCCTGCAGAAATCCGAGGAGGGGCACCCCTTCAA agctTACCTGGACCTGGACGTGACGTTGTCCCCCGAGACCTTCCAGGCGCACGCGGCCGTGGTGGCCCAGCACCTCAACCGGGGCCTGCAGCTGCTCATCCACCTCTTCCTGGTGGAGGATCTGGTGGATTCCCTGGAG CTCGCCCTGACCATGTGGTTGATGACCTACGTGGGAGCCGTTTTCAACGGCAtcaccctcctcatcctcg ctgaCATCTTGGCCTTCACCCTCCCGCCCCTGTACGAGAAATACGAG gtgcAGATCAATCACTACATGAGCCTCATCCGCCACCAGACCAAGGACCTCATGGCCAA GATCCAGGCGAAGCTCCCAGGTCTGGCCAAGAAGAAGCCGGAATAA
- the RTN3 gene encoding reticulon-3 isoform X3, giving the protein MSPGTSPGLSPLSPGMSPLSPGMSPSRRGPPPPPPGTGSAGSRSSRPCGRCGNWGSPPGPPPAGPLPRLAAVQELLFWRDVKKSAVAFGASLVLLLSLATLSAVTVVAHVALALLSVTISLRVYKAVVQALQKSEEGHPFKAYLDLDVTLSPETFQAHAAVVAQHLNRGLQLLIHLFLVEDLVDSLELALTMWLMTYVGAVFNGITLLILADILAFTLPPLYEKYEVQINHYMSLIRHQTKDLMAKIQAKLPGLAKKKPE; this is encoded by the exons aTGTCCCCAGGGACGTccccggggctgtccccgctgtccccagggatgtccccgctgtccccagggatgtccccgTCCCGCCGGGGTccccccccgccgcctcccgggactgggagcgctgggagcaggagcagcagaccCTGCGGGCGCTGCGGGAACTGGGGgagcccccccggcccccccccggCCGGGCCCCTCCCCCGCCTGGCAG cagtgcaggagctgctgttttgGCGGGACGTGAAGAAGAGCGCGGTGGCCTTCGGCgccagcctggtgctgctgctgtccctggccaCGCTCAGCGCTGTCACCGTGGTGGCACACGTGGCGCTGGCCCTGCTCTCGGTCACCATCAGCCTCCGTGTCTACAAGGCCGTGGTGCAGGCCCTGCAGAAATCCGAGGAGGGGCACCCCTTCAA agctTACCTGGACCTGGACGTGACGTTGTCCCCCGAGACCTTCCAGGCGCACGCGGCCGTGGTGGCCCAGCACCTCAACCGGGGCCTGCAGCTGCTCATCCACCTCTTCCTGGTGGAGGATCTGGTGGATTCCCTGGAG CTCGCCCTGACCATGTGGTTGATGACCTACGTGGGAGCCGTTTTCAACGGCAtcaccctcctcatcctcg ctgaCATCTTGGCCTTCACCCTCCCGCCCCTGTACGAGAAATACGAG gtgcAGATCAATCACTACATGAGCCTCATCCGCCACCAGACCAAGGACCTCATGGCCAA GATCCAGGCGAAGCTCCCAGGTCTGGCCAAGAAGAAGCCGGAATAA
- the RTN3 gene encoding reticulon-3 isoform X2: protein MAPLVLATASGASSVVASGTASPAPGALSPLPPASRVTSLPLGTGSLALGMLAAASPGGDPGVGSGISAVTGGGTGVTTDADSSGDSDDTVIEEAPGEAPPAVPRDVPRDVPGAVPAVPRDVPAVPRDVPVPPGSPPAASRDWERWEQEQQTLRALRELGEPPRPPPGRAPPPPGSAGAAVLAGREEERGGLRRQPGAAAVPGHAQRCHRGGTRGAGPALGHHQPPCLQGRGAGPAEIRGGAPLQSLPGPGRDVVPRDLPGARGRGGPAPQPGPAAAHPPLPGGGSGGFPGARPDHVVDDLRGSRFQRHHPPHPR from the exons ATGGCACCGCTGGTGTTGGCAACGGCATCGGGAGCGTCCTCGGTGGTGGCATCGGGAACGGCGTCACCCGCCCCGGGAGCGCTGTCACCGCTGCCACCGGCATCAAGAGTGACGTCACTGCCACTGGGAACGGGCTCGCTGGCACTGGGAATGTTGGCGGCGGCGTCCCCCGGCGGTGACCCCGGCGTAGGGAGTGGCATCTCTGCTGTCACCGGAGGTGGCACCGGTGTCACCACTGACGCCGACAGCTCCGGTGACTCTGACGACACCGTCATCGAGGAGGCGCCGGGCGAGGCcccccctgctgtccccagagaTGTCCCCAGGGACGTccccggggctgtccccgctgtccccagggatgtccccgctgtccccagggatgtccccgTCCCGCCGGGGTccccccccgccgcctcccgggactgggagcgctgggagcaggagcagcagaccCTGCGGGCGCTGCGGGAACTGGGGgagcccccccggcccccccccggCCGGGCCCCTCCCCCGCCTGGCAG tgcaggagctgctgttttgGCGGGACGTGAAGAAGAGCGCGGTGGCCTTCGGCgccagcctggtgctgctgctgtccctggccaCGCTCAGCGCTGTCACCGTGGTGGCACACGTGGCGCTGGCCCTGCTCTCGGTCACCATCAGCCTCCGTGTCTACAAGGCCGTGGTGCAGGCCCTGCAGAAATCCGAGGAGGGGCACCCCTTCAA agctTACCTGGACCTGGACGTGACGTTGTCCCCCGAGACCTTCCAGGCGCACGCGGCCGTGGTGGCCCAGCACCTCAACCGGGGCCTGCAGCTGCTCATCCACCTCTTCCTGGTGGAGGATCTGGTGGATTCCCTGGAG CTCGCCCTGACCATGTGGTTGATGACCTACGTGGGAGCCGTTTTCAACGGCAtcaccctcctcatcctcg ctga